Proteins from one Deinococcus actinosclerus genomic window:
- a CDS encoding DUF305 domain-containing protein, with amino-acid sequence MNLRRALPFIAVLLAALAAALLLAPRLTPPAEGSREVRFVREMIQHHTQAIDMATRVRDTTTDPELRTLALDIMLGQQEQIGQMRGWLTLWGRPWGGEGMSAEHARMMGMATQAEVARISAQPEKQAEVTFLQLMTRHHQGALAMVPPALESGVRPEVQALARQIQAAQSAEITLMTRLLKDRGAQPLPAPGGMGGMDMGDHQH; translated from the coding sequence GTGAACCTGCGCCGCGCCCTTCCGTTCATCGCTGTCCTGCTCGCCGCCCTGGCCGCCGCACTGCTGCTCGCGCCGCGCCTGACCCCGCCGGCCGAGGGCAGCCGCGAGGTGCGCTTCGTGCGCGAGATGATCCAGCACCACACGCAGGCCATCGACATGGCGACCCGCGTCCGCGACACCACCACAGACCCGGAACTACGCACCCTGGCGCTGGACATCATGCTGGGCCAGCAGGAGCAGATCGGGCAGATGCGCGGCTGGCTGACCCTCTGGGGCCGCCCCTGGGGCGGAGAGGGCATGAGCGCCGAGCACGCCCGCATGATGGGCATGGCCACCCAGGCCGAGGTGGCCAGGATCAGCGCCCAGCCGGAGAAGCAGGCCGAGGTGACCTTCCTGCAACTCATGACCCGCCACCATCAGGGCGCGCTGGCGATGGTGCCCCCCGCCCTGGAGAGCGGCGTGCGGCCCGAGGTGCAGGCCCTCGCCCGGCAGATCCAGGCCGCGCAGAGCGCCGAGATTACCCTGATGACCCGCCTCCTGAAGGACCGGGGGGCGCAGCCGCTGCCCGCACCCGGCGGGATGGGTGGCATGGACATGGGCGACCACCAGCACTGA
- a CDS encoding AAC(3) family N-acetyltransferase — MLNLLRRPAVTPAELDEGLRALGLDGTGHVIVHASLKSFGQLEGGARTVVDALERASATVVAPAFTYSTLLSRPTATAHARFHRDSRVSRDIGRVPQELVERADALRSFHPTLSFIALGQEARRITEAQSLSSPYQPIGALYDLDGYALLMGVDFGSNTSVHYGEHLAGLPLLTRYVPLDGQVVPTAFPNCSADFDNLAPEVHARARSVQVGQSTLRLYRVRDLVDSTVRLLNRDPEGLLCTYRGCRCQEVRTLVRQQGLRPRVHTGLIS, encoded by the coding sequence GTGCTGAACCTGCTGCGTCGACCCGCCGTGACCCCCGCCGAACTGGACGAGGGGCTGCGCGCACTGGGACTGGACGGCACCGGGCACGTGATCGTGCACGCCAGCCTGAAATCCTTCGGGCAGCTCGAAGGCGGGGCGCGCACGGTCGTGGACGCCCTGGAGCGCGCGAGCGCCACGGTGGTCGCCCCGGCCTTCACGTACTCCACGCTGCTCTCGCGGCCCACCGCGACCGCCCACGCGCGCTTCCACCGGGACTCGCGGGTCAGCCGGGACATCGGGCGGGTGCCGCAGGAACTCGTGGAACGCGCCGACGCCCTGCGCTCCTTCCATCCCACGCTGAGTTTCATCGCGCTGGGCCAGGAGGCGCGCCGCATCACCGAGGCGCAGTCCCTGAGCAGCCCCTACCAGCCCATCGGGGCGCTTTACGACCTGGACGGATACGCGCTGCTGATGGGCGTGGATTTCGGCAGCAACACCAGCGTCCACTACGGCGAACACCTCGCGGGCCTGCCGCTCCTGACGCGGTACGTGCCGCTGGACGGGCAGGTCGTGCCGACCGCTTTCCCGAACTGCTCGGCCGACTTCGACAACCTCGCGCCCGAGGTGCATGCCCGCGCCCGCAGCGTGCAGGTGGGCCAGAGCACCCTGCGGCTGTACCGCGTGCGGGACCTCGTGGACAGCACCGTGCGCCTCCTGAACCGCGACCCGGAAGGGCTGCTGTGCACCTACCGCGGCTGCCGCTGCCAGGAAGTGCGGACGCTGGTGCGTCAGCAGGGCCTCAGGCCCCGCGTGCATACCGGCCTGATCAGCTGA
- the trmFO gene encoding methylenetetrahydrofolate--tRNA-(uracil(54)-C(5))-methyltransferase (FADH(2)-oxidizing) TrmFO, translating to MIGGGLAGSEAALAAARLGVQVRLHEMRPVKMTPAHRSGNFAELVCSNSLGGEGELQSKGLLQAELRSVGGAIVGAADASKLPAGNALAVERDEFSARVTAAVREHPLIEVVEGEVEAVPDGIVVIASGPLTSDALAADVARVTGSERLSFYDAAAPVIAFDSINMDVAWRAGRYEQSADYINCPFTKDEYLAFFGALEQARSHTPHDWEKLEFFEGCMPIEEIARRGIDTPRFGPMSPKGLDDPKTGRWPYAVAQLRQEDREGRMWSLVGFQTGLKWGDQKAVVNLIPGLESAEIVRYGVMHRNTYLNAPLVLESTLQLKADPTKLVAGVLAGTEGYLESAATGWLAGTNAARLALGLQPLTPPAESMLGGLTRYLASANPKGFQPMNVNWALVPELPAEINEKTGKPRKLGKREKRPVMFRRGLNAFMTWAQAEAGLTVTPPPVREPEAVGAEG from the coding sequence GTGATCGGTGGGGGTCTGGCGGGGTCGGAGGCGGCGCTGGCAGCGGCGCGGCTGGGCGTGCAGGTGCGCCTGCACGAGATGCGGCCCGTGAAGATGACCCCGGCGCACCGCAGTGGCAATTTTGCGGAGCTGGTGTGCAGCAACTCGCTGGGCGGCGAGGGCGAGTTGCAGAGCAAGGGCCTGTTGCAGGCCGAGTTGCGCAGTGTGGGCGGCGCGATCGTCGGCGCGGCGGACGCCTCCAAACTGCCCGCCGGGAACGCCCTGGCCGTGGAACGCGACGAGTTCAGTGCCCGCGTGACGGCGGCGGTGCGCGAGCATCCGCTGATCGAGGTCGTGGAGGGCGAGGTGGAGGCCGTGCCGGACGGGATCGTGGTGATCGCGTCGGGGCCGCTGACGTCGGACGCGCTGGCGGCGGACGTGGCGCGGGTGACGGGCAGTGAGCGCCTGAGCTTCTACGACGCGGCGGCGCCCGTCATCGCCTTTGACAGCATCAACATGGACGTCGCGTGGCGCGCGGGGCGGTACGAGCAGAGCGCGGATTACATCAACTGCCCGTTCACCAAGGACGAGTACCTCGCGTTCTTCGGGGCGCTGGAGCAGGCGCGGAGTCACACGCCGCACGACTGGGAGAAACTGGAGTTCTTCGAGGGCTGCATGCCCATCGAGGAGATCGCCCGCCGCGGGATCGACACGCCGCGGTTCGGGCCGATGTCGCCCAAGGGCCTGGACGACCCGAAGACCGGGCGCTGGCCGTACGCGGTGGCGCAGCTGCGTCAGGAGGACCGCGAGGGCCGCATGTGGTCCCTGGTGGGCTTCCAGACGGGCCTGAAGTGGGGGGATCAGAAAGCGGTCGTGAACCTCATCCCGGGCCTGGAGAGCGCGGAGATCGTCCGGTACGGCGTGATGCACCGCAACACGTACCTGAACGCGCCGCTGGTGCTGGAGTCCACGCTGCAACTGAAGGCCGACCCGACGAAGCTCGTCGCGGGCGTCCTGGCGGGCACCGAGGGGTACTTGGAATCGGCGGCGACCGGCTGGCTGGCGGGAACGAATGCGGCGCGCCTCGCGCTGGGCCTCCAGCCCCTGACGCCGCCCGCCGAGAGCATGCTGGGCGGCCTGACCCGCTACCTCGCCAGCGCGAACCCGAAGGGCTTCCAGCCCATGAACGTGAACTGGGCGCTAGTGCCCGAACTCCCCGCCGAGATCAACGAGAAGACCGGCAAGCCCCGCAAGCTCGGCAAGCGCGAGAAGCGCCCGGTGATGTTTCGCCGGGGGCTGAACGCCTTCATGACGTGGGCGCAGGCGGAGGCGGGCCTGACGGTCACGCCGCCCCCGGTGCGCGAACCGGAGGCCGTGGGCGCAGAGGGCTGA
- a CDS encoding glycine--tRNA ligase gives MPATSMEELVSLCKRRGFIFQGSEIYGGLQGFYDYGPLGVELKNNIKAAWWRTNVYERDDMEGLDASIIMHRQVLRHSGHEATFSDPMVDNKKNNKRYRLDHLVKDQKADVIAKVAEAMGQSAENFPAVVAALNANPAQASEALRAAGVRDPFSGEVGEWTEPKPFNMMFKTTIGPVADDESYGYLRPETAQGIFTNFKNVVDSTSRRLPFGIAQIGKAFRNEITPRNFIFRVRELEQMEIEFFCAPGTDEDWHEKWLEARLSWWEAQGVPRSKIEILDVPKEDLAHYSKRTYDLMYDYPTLGHEEIEGIANRSDYDLGSHTKNQSELGLVARVEENLDSIAKLTIPHPETNKPVVPFVIEPSAGVDRAMLAVLSEAFTKETLENGNERIVLKLRPHLAPIKVAVIPLARNKAELVDLARSIKNDLQKLGLGRILLEDSGNIGKAYRRHDEVGTPYCVTVDFDTVGKGEDASLTDTVTIRDRDTLAQERVKISDLSAYLQAKLR, from the coding sequence ATGCCTGCAACCTCGATGGAAGAACTCGTCAGCCTGTGTAAACGCCGCGGCTTTATTTTCCAGGGCTCGGAGATCTACGGGGGCCTTCAGGGCTTCTACGATTACGGCCCGCTGGGCGTGGAACTCAAGAACAACATCAAGGCCGCGTGGTGGCGCACGAATGTCTACGAGCGCGACGACATGGAGGGCCTGGACGCCAGCATCATCATGCACCGGCAGGTGCTGCGCCACAGCGGGCACGAGGCGACCTTCAGCGACCCGATGGTGGACAACAAGAAGAACAACAAACGCTACCGGCTCGATCACCTCGTGAAGGACCAGAAGGCGGACGTGATCGCTAAAGTGGCCGAGGCGATGGGTCAGAGTGCGGAGAACTTCCCGGCGGTCGTGGCGGCGCTGAACGCGAACCCCGCGCAGGCCAGCGAGGCGCTGCGCGCGGCGGGCGTGCGAGATCCGTTCAGCGGCGAGGTCGGCGAGTGGACCGAGCCCAAGCCGTTCAACATGATGTTCAAGACGACCATCGGGCCGGTCGCGGACGACGAGAGCTACGGCTACCTGCGCCCCGAGACCGCCCAGGGGATCTTCACGAACTTCAAGAACGTCGTGGACAGCACCAGCCGCCGCCTGCCGTTCGGCATCGCGCAGATCGGGAAGGCGTTCCGCAACGAGATCACGCCGCGCAACTTCATCTTCCGCGTGCGGGAACTCGAGCAGATGGAGATCGAATTCTTCTGCGCGCCCGGCACCGACGAGGACTGGCACGAGAAGTGGCTCGAAGCCCGCCTGAGCTGGTGGGAGGCGCAGGGCGTGCCGCGCAGCAAGATCGAGATCCTGGACGTGCCGAAAGAGGACCTGGCGCACTACTCGAAGCGCACGTACGACCTGATGTACGACTACCCCACCCTCGGGCACGAGGAGATCGAGGGCATCGCGAACCGCAGCGACTACGACCTCGGCTCGCACACGAAGAACCAGTCGGAACTGGGCCTCGTGGCGCGCGTGGAGGAGAACCTCGACTCGATTGCCAAGCTGACCATCCCCCACCCGGAGACGAACAAGCCGGTCGTGCCATTCGTGATCGAGCCGTCCGCCGGGGTGGACCGCGCCATGCTGGCCGTCCTGAGCGAGGCGTTCACGAAGGAGACGCTGGAGAACGGCAACGAGCGCATCGTGCTCAAACTCAGGCCGCACCTCGCGCCCATCAAGGTCGCCGTGATTCCGCTGGCGCGCAACAAGGCCGAACTGGTCGACCTGGCCCGCTCCATCAAGAACGACCTCCAGAAGCTCGGCCTGGGCCGCATCCTGCTGGAGGACAGCGGCAACATCGGCAAGGCGTACCGCCGCCACGACGAGGTCGGCACGCCCTACTGCGTCACCGTGGACTTCGACACCGTCGGCAAGGGCGAGGACGCCAGCCTGACCGACACCGTCACCATCCGCGACCGCGACACGCTGGCGCAGGAGCGCGTCAAGATCAGCGACCTCAGCGCGTACCTCCAGGCGAAACTCCGCTAA
- a CDS encoding HelD family protein, producing the protein MPVAELRPETHPDFELEKEHLSGTVAAMIRQIEFWEDRDRQMGADLETSIILGDQAEEFAAMLSPHVHQPYFGSLKVRVAGREQTLYVGKHGFRDVKGPHTVVSWDSEVGSLFYSQALGWTPRRGSAGVIRRRRQLDVSQKTLLRVTDLYDDEQGGDTGGREEVLLRRLQEGSTAGMRDVVETLQPEQNDAMRHPAGVPVIIQGAAGSGKTTIGFHRLAWMTNADRGAHRARPEACMVLMPNRVLATYAARILPELGIERVVVTTPETWATGLLGLEKLEVTDRTLSLLLTDRDNTRRALAWRKAKLLGDARMLDVVRTHLWNRFNAALAGQALREPVALCGREDQVFTLDEAALAGLLRDVFAADPLDGYRAGMRRAIESLALSTLRVPEDEEASVRRQLATPLTTLLGRIFATTTPITEARRLLGSPAELAASGLLTDREIALLGTDPLSGIPTPRRAHADVTEIPLMLAVQAFTGGIGRLDGRTLEPFDHVVLDEAQDYSPLLYALLGRATRPGHITALGDMNQGMHGYKGPSSWEAVQAQLPGAQVLTLGRTYRSTRQITELGARIAATYNRAAAVQGVDRDGAEVQRYAAPAGPDGELPLIARAVKDAQAAGHTNIAIVTRRGVDAERMAEALREFDTDAQPITTQEHRFRGGVVILPVNLAKGLEFSAAIVASANADTYDESTEYERRLLYVSASRALHWLALVSTGELHPLIA; encoded by the coding sequence ATGCCTGTTGCGGAATTGCGTCCGGAAACCCACCCGGATTTTGAACTGGAGAAGGAACACCTGTCGGGGACGGTGGCGGCCATGATCCGCCAGATCGAGTTCTGGGAGGACCGCGACCGCCAGATGGGCGCGGACCTGGAGACGAGCATCATCCTGGGCGATCAGGCCGAGGAGTTCGCGGCGATGCTCTCGCCGCACGTGCACCAGCCGTACTTCGGGAGCCTGAAGGTGCGCGTGGCGGGGCGTGAGCAGACACTGTACGTCGGGAAGCACGGCTTCCGGGACGTGAAGGGCCCGCACACGGTGGTCAGCTGGGACAGCGAGGTGGGCAGCCTGTTCTACTCGCAGGCGCTCGGCTGGACGCCCCGGCGCGGCAGTGCGGGCGTGATCCGGCGGCGGCGGCAGCTGGACGTGAGCCAGAAGACGCTGCTGCGCGTGACCGACCTGTACGACGACGAGCAGGGCGGCGACACGGGGGGTCGCGAGGAGGTGCTGCTGCGCCGCCTGCAGGAGGGCAGCACGGCCGGCATGCGCGACGTGGTCGAGACGCTCCAGCCGGAGCAGAACGACGCGATGCGGCACCCGGCGGGCGTTCCGGTGATCATCCAGGGCGCGGCGGGATCCGGCAAGACGACCATCGGCTTCCACCGGCTGGCGTGGATGACGAACGCGGACCGGGGGGCGCACCGGGCGCGGCCTGAGGCGTGCATGGTCCTCATGCCGAACCGGGTGCTGGCGACGTACGCGGCGCGCATCCTGCCGGAACTGGGGATCGAGCGCGTGGTCGTCACGACGCCCGAGACCTGGGCGACCGGGCTGCTGGGCCTGGAGAAGCTGGAGGTCACGGACCGCACCCTCAGCCTGCTGCTGACCGACCGGGACAACACCCGCCGGGCGCTGGCGTGGCGCAAGGCGAAGCTGCTGGGCGACGCGCGGATGCTGGACGTGGTCCGCACGCACCTCTGGAACCGCTTTAACGCGGCGCTGGCCGGGCAGGCCCTGCGCGAGCCTGTCGCGCTGTGTGGGCGGGAAGATCAGGTGTTCACGCTGGACGAGGCGGCCCTGGCGGGCCTGCTGCGGGACGTGTTCGCCGCCGATCCCCTGGACGGGTACCGGGCCGGGATGCGCCGCGCCATCGAGTCGCTCGCGCTGTCCACGCTGCGCGTCCCGGAGGACGAGGAGGCCAGCGTGCGCCGCCAGCTGGCCACGCCGCTCACCACCCTGCTGGGCCGCATCTTCGCCACGACCACGCCCATCACCGAGGCGCGGCGCCTGCTGGGCAGCCCGGCGGAACTCGCCGCGAGCGGCCTGCTCACCGACCGCGAGATCGCGCTGCTGGGCACCGATCCCCTCAGCGGGATTCCCACGCCCCGGCGCGCGCACGCGGACGTCACCGAGATCCCCCTGATGCTGGCCGTGCAGGCCTTCACCGGCGGCATCGGGCGGCTGGACGGCCGCACGCTGGAACCCTTCGATCACGTCGTGCTGGACGAGGCGCAGGACTACTCACCGCTGCTGTACGCGCTGCTGGGCCGCGCCACCCGCCCCGGGCACATCACGGCGCTGGGCGACATGAACCAGGGCATGCACGGCTACAAGGGCCCCAGCTCCTGGGAGGCCGTTCAGGCGCAACTGCCCGGCGCGCAGGTCCTCACGCTGGGCCGCACGTACCGCTCCACGCGGCAGATCACGGAACTGGGCGCGCGGATCGCCGCGACGTACAACCGCGCCGCCGCCGTGCAGGGCGTCGACCGTGACGGCGCCGAGGTGCAGCGCTATGCGGCGCCCGCCGGGCCGGACGGGGAGCTCCCACTGATCGCGCGGGCCGTGAAGGACGCGCAGGCCGCCGGGCACACCAACATCGCCATCGTCACCCGCCGCGGCGTGGACGCCGAACGCATGGCCGAAGCCCTGCGCGAGTTCGACACGGACGCGCAGCCCATCACCACGCAGGAGCACCGCTTCCGGGGTGGCGTGGTGATCCTCCCCGTGAACCTCGCCAAGGGCCTGGAGTTCAGCGCCGCGATTGTGGCCAGCGCGAACGCCGACACGTACGACGAGAGCACCGAGTACGAACGCCGCCTGCTGTACGTGTCCGCCAGCCGCGCGCTGCACTGGCTGGCGCTGGTGAGCACGGGCGAGCTGCACCCGCTGATCGCCTGA
- a CDS encoding glutamine synthetase III, with translation MNHDFDVISAARNWRTDTVATATPDQIISSVYASDVLTLEQLKARLSKPTFKSLQATLERGATLDPSIADTVALAMKTWAMEKGATHYTHWFHPLTGSTAEKHDSFVSPNGDGSAIATFSGKELIQAEPDASSFPSGGLRATFEARGYTAWDASSPAFIMRHANGATLCIPTAFASWTGEALDTKTPLLRSVEALNKAVTPALKLFGASEGTRVSSTLGAEQEYFLIAEEYYYRRPDLVMTGRTLFGAQPPRGQELEDHYFGAIPDRVLSYMTDAEQQLYALGIPVKTRHNEVAPGQFEIAPIFEDSNIAADHQQLTMQVLRNTARKYGLVALLHEKPFAGVNGSGKHCNWSMSTNAGENLLEPGDTPHENLQFLFFTSAVIKAVDEHQDLLRISVASASNDHRLGANEAPPAIISIFLGSELSDIFDRLESGQGGRGAEAGLLGLGTSVLPPLPRHAGDRNRTSPFAFTGNKFEFRAAGSSQSISFPITVLNTIVADAVSALAAELKAKLDGGADLNSAVADIVKATYSAHKRIVFNGDGYSDEWHQEAEHGRKLLNLRTTLDAVHHLTDAKNGALFEKFKVLSDRELAARQEIMYDIYFKTVNIEGETTEYMARTMILPAAVKYLSELHAAGGSKAIKGVAAEVEAAADELFDAVQALSAQNAATGGDEVHEKAHHMRDQVLPAMSAVRKAADKLEKVVAEQHWPLPTYRQMLFVK, from the coding sequence ATGAACCATGACTTCGACGTGATCTCCGCCGCCCGCAACTGGCGCACGGACACCGTGGCGACCGCCACGCCCGATCAGATCATCAGCAGCGTGTACGCCAGCGACGTCCTGACCCTGGAACAGCTCAAGGCCCGCCTGAGCAAACCCACCTTCAAGAGCCTCCAGGCGACCCTGGAACGCGGCGCGACCCTCGATCCCAGCATCGCCGACACCGTGGCGCTCGCCATGAAGACCTGGGCCATGGAGAAGGGTGCCACGCACTACACCCACTGGTTCCACCCCCTGACCGGCTCGACCGCCGAGAAGCACGACTCCTTCGTGTCCCCCAACGGCGATGGCAGCGCCATCGCCACCTTCAGCGGCAAGGAACTCATCCAGGCCGAACCGGACGCCAGCTCCTTCCCGTCCGGCGGCCTGCGCGCCACCTTCGAGGCGCGCGGCTACACCGCCTGGGACGCCAGCAGCCCCGCGTTCATCATGCGCCACGCCAACGGCGCGACCCTGTGCATCCCCACCGCGTTCGCCAGCTGGACCGGCGAGGCGCTGGACACCAAGACGCCCCTGCTGCGCTCCGTCGAGGCGCTGAACAAGGCCGTCACGCCCGCCCTGAAGCTCTTCGGGGCCAGCGAGGGCACCCGCGTGAGCAGCACCCTGGGCGCCGAGCAGGAATACTTCCTGATCGCCGAGGAGTACTACTACCGCCGCCCCGACCTCGTCATGACCGGCCGCACCCTCTTCGGCGCGCAGCCCCCGCGCGGCCAGGAACTCGAGGACCACTACTTCGGCGCGATCCCCGACCGCGTCCTGAGCTACATGACCGACGCCGAGCAGCAGCTGTACGCGCTGGGCATCCCGGTCAAGACCCGCCACAACGAGGTCGCGCCCGGCCAGTTTGAGATCGCCCCGATCTTCGAGGACAGCAACATCGCCGCCGACCACCAGCAGCTCACCATGCAGGTGCTGCGCAACACCGCCCGCAAGTACGGCCTCGTGGCCCTGCTGCACGAGAAGCCCTTCGCCGGCGTGAACGGCTCGGGCAAGCACTGTAACTGGAGCATGAGCACCAACGCCGGGGAGAACCTCCTGGAGCCCGGCGACACCCCGCACGAGAACCTGCAGTTCCTGTTCTTCACTTCAGCCGTCATCAAGGCCGTGGATGAGCACCAGGACCTGCTGCGTATCAGCGTCGCCAGCGCCAGCAACGACCACCGCCTGGGCGCCAACGAGGCCCCGCCCGCGATCATCAGCATCTTCCTGGGCAGCGAACTGAGCGACATCTTCGACCGCCTGGAAAGCGGCCAGGGCGGGCGCGGCGCCGAGGCCGGCCTGCTGGGCCTGGGCACCAGCGTGCTGCCCCCGCTGCCCCGTCACGCCGGGGACCGCAACCGCACCAGCCCGTTTGCGTTCACCGGGAACAAGTTCGAATTCCGCGCGGCGGGCAGCAGCCAGAGCATCTCCTTCCCGATCACGGTCCTGAACACCATCGTCGCGGACGCCGTGAGCGCCCTGGCCGCCGAGCTGAAGGCCAAGCTGGACGGCGGCGCGGACCTGAACAGCGCCGTGGCGGACATCGTGAAGGCCACCTACAGCGCCCACAAGCGCATCGTCTTCAACGGCGACGGCTACAGCGACGAGTGGCACCAGGAAGCCGAGCATGGCCGCAAGCTCCTGAACCTGCGCACCACCCTGGACGCCGTGCACCACCTGACCGACGCGAAGAACGGCGCTCTGTTCGAGAAGTTCAAGGTGCTGTCTGACCGTGAACTGGCCGCCCGTCAGGAAATCATGTACGACATCTACTTCAAGACGGTGAACATCGAGGGCGAGACCACCGAGTACATGGCCCGCACCATGATCCTCCCCGCCGCCGTGAAGTACCTGTCCGAACTGCACGCCGCCGGGGGCAGCAAGGCCATCAAGGGCGTGGCTGCCGAGGTCGAGGCCGCCGCGGACGAACTGTTCGACGCCGTGCAGGCCCTCAGCGCCCAGAACGCCGCCACCGGCGGGGACGAGGTGCACGAGAAGGCCCACCACATGCGCGATCAGGTGCTGCCTGCCATGAGCGCCGTGCGCAAGGCCGCCGACAAGCTGGAGAAGGTTGTCGCCGAGCAGCACTGGCCGCTGCCGACCTACCGCCAGATGCTCTTCGTCAAGTAA
- a CDS encoding YdcF family protein: MTGERWRKVAGGVAVGAGLAVLTAFLGEVRAPPGLLLGLIVAGGVAGAFRPSWAVLRVGAGALAVLIAACLVTPVLRGPLGSLTLRESPVRADAIVALGAGVHCGSRELEASAVARLTGALALWRAGYAPVVTVSEQSGLIGPRDCPKMSMLETELTRALYGAGGPTLVTLKNVTTTRDEAARVRDLARARGWTRVLLVTSPSHSRRAAALFRSQGVSVISVPTQEWRFDQALTLPSDRLVALRVLMYEGLSRVKAALGGTPER, translated from the coding sequence ATGACTGGTGAGAGGTGGCGGAAGGTGGCGGGCGGCGTGGCGGTGGGTGCAGGACTGGCCGTGCTGACCGCCTTTCTGGGCGAGGTGCGCGCCCCGCCGGGGCTGCTGCTGGGCCTGATCGTGGCGGGCGGGGTGGCGGGGGCGTTCCGGCCCAGCTGGGCAGTCCTGCGGGTCGGTGCAGGCGCGCTGGCGGTCCTGATCGCCGCCTGCCTTGTGACGCCCGTGCTGCGCGGCCCACTCGGATCGCTGACCCTGCGCGAGTCCCCGGTCAGGGCGGACGCCATCGTGGCCCTCGGAGCGGGCGTCCACTGCGGGAGTCGTGAACTGGAGGCCAGCGCCGTGGCCCGCCTGACCGGTGCGCTGGCCCTGTGGCGGGCCGGGTACGCGCCGGTCGTGACGGTCTCGGAGCAGTCGGGCCTGATCGGGCCGCGCGACTGCCCGAAGATGAGCATGCTGGAGACCGAACTGACCCGCGCCCTCTACGGGGCGGGCGGACCCACCCTGGTCACGCTGAAGAACGTCACGACCACCCGCGACGAGGCGGCCCGCGTGCGCGACCTGGCCCGGGCGCGCGGCTGGACACGGGTGCTGCTCGTGACCTCCCCCAGCCACTCGCGCCGCGCCGCCGCGCTGTTCCGCTCGCAGGGCGTGAGCGTGATCAGTGTGCCCACCCAGGAATGGCGTTTCGATCAGGCCCTCACGCTGCCCAGTGACCGCCTCGTGGCCCTGCGCGTCCTCATGTACGAGGGCCTGTCGCGCGTGAAGGCGGCGCTGGGCGGCACGCCGGAACGCTGA
- the glnA gene encoding type I glutamate--ammonia ligase, translated as MTPQSTTLPTRDQILQQLQEAEVKFLRLQFTDILGTTKNVEVPKSQFAKALNGDVTFDGSAVEGFTRVEESDMLLRPDLGTFLIYPQFSREEGERGKVARLICDVALPDGTPFDGDPRQVLKRQIARAQAMGFEMFVGTEPEFFLFERSPSGVGTTVTHDKAGYFDLAPIDKGERIRREITNKLVEMGFEIEAAHHEVSPGQHEIDFRYAPALETADRIATFKFVVKRVALEYGLLASFLPKPLPGVNGSGMHCHLSLFKGGTNAFADPGGEHGLSRTAQQFIAGLLDHAGAMVAITNPLVNSYKRLVPGFEAPVNVAWSTSNRSALIRIPAKRGNSTRAEVRMPDPSCNPYLALAVMLAAGLDGIEQDMEPAPAIQRNIFKMTVREKRHHRVKELPSDLREAVDELEKDDVLRRALGEHVLDHFVEAKRAEWREYNATVHAWELERYLDLI; from the coding sequence ATGACGCCCCAGTCCACCACGCTCCCCACCCGCGACCAGATCCTGCAGCAGCTGCAGGAGGCGGAAGTCAAGTTCCTGCGCCTCCAGTTCACCGACATCCTCGGCACCACCAAGAACGTCGAGGTGCCCAAAAGTCAGTTCGCCAAAGCCCTGAACGGCGACGTGACCTTCGACGGCAGCGCCGTGGAGGGCTTCACCCGCGTCGAGGAGAGCGACATGCTCCTGCGCCCGGACCTGGGCACCTTCCTGATCTACCCGCAGTTCTCCCGCGAGGAAGGCGAGCGCGGCAAGGTCGCCCGCCTCATCTGCGACGTGGCCCTGCCCGACGGCACGCCCTTCGACGGCGACCCCCGGCAGGTCCTCAAGCGGCAGATCGCGCGCGCGCAGGCGATGGGCTTCGAGATGTTCGTCGGCACCGAACCCGAATTCTTCCTGTTCGAACGCTCCCCCAGCGGAGTCGGCACCACCGTCACGCACGACAAGGCCGGGTACTTCGACCTCGCGCCGATCGACAAGGGCGAACGTATCCGCCGGGAGATCACGAACAAACTCGTCGAGATGGGCTTCGAGATCGAGGCCGCGCATCACGAGGTCTCGCCCGGTCAGCACGAGATCGACTTCCGCTACGCCCCCGCGCTGGAAACCGCCGACCGCATCGCCACCTTCAAATTCGTCGTCAAACGCGTCGCGCTGGAGTACGGCCTGCTCGCCAGCTTCCTGCCCAAGCCGCTCCCGGGCGTGAACGGCAGCGGCATGCACTGCCACCTCAGCCTCTTCAAGGGCGGCACGAACGCCTTCGCGGATCCCGGCGGCGAGCACGGCCTGTCGCGCACCGCGCAGCAGTTCATCGCGGGGCTGCTCGACCACGCGGGCGCGATGGTCGCCATCACGAACCCCCTCGTGAACAGCTACAAGCGGCTCGTGCCGGGCTTCGAGGCCCCGGTGAACGTCGCCTGGAGCACCAGCAACCGCTCGGCGCTGATCCGCATTCCCGCCAAGCGCGGCAACTCCACCCGCGCCGAAGTCCGCATGCCCGACCCGAGCTGCAACCCGTACCTCGCGCTGGCCGTCATGCTGGCCGCCGGACTGGACGGCATCGAACAGGACATGGAACCCGCCCCCGCCATCCAGCGCAACATCTTCAAGATGACCGTGCGTGAGAAACGCCACCACCGCGTCAAGGAACTGCCCAGTGACCTGCGCGAGGCCGTGGACGAACTGGAAAAAGACGACGTGCTGCGCCGCGCACTGGGCGAACACGTCCTCGACCACTTCGTGGAAGCCAAACGGGCCGAATGGCGCGAGTACAACGCCACCGTGCATGCCTGGGAACTGGAACGGTACCTCGACCTGATCTGA